A genomic region of Microlunatus sagamiharensis contains the following coding sequences:
- a CDS encoding M20/M25/M40 family metallo-hydrolase — MKKPLLATLAALGVAALVAPVTPAAALNTVDSGKLRQAVTVNGILEHERALYAIATKNDGNRASGTAGYEASVKYVTKKLKQAGFKVKTQTFEFPTYEELAPSSLSEVSPTAGAYESATVEYSGSGDVTGTLVVAGGTVIPPAAEPSSASGCEPGDFPAAPSGPAVALVQRGTCNFAVKVENAQAAGYDAVVLFNEGQPGRDELLTGVTLGTPVTIPVVGVSYATGAALAGQVDDGAVSVRVTTSTRSEIATTKNVLADTPKGRTGTTVVVGAHLDSVLEGPGINDNGSGTSTILEIAEQMKKLGYTKKGKLQRQVRFAFWGAEEAGLLGSEAYVASLSPEQISKIYANLNFDMLGSPNYVRFVYDGDGSETPQAGPAGSAGIEKIFDDYFASQGLETEPTAFDGRSDYGPFIAAGIPAGGLFSGAEGEKTEAEAATYGGTAGEAYDPCYHQACDDVSNVNAQALFELGDAAAHATFVLATSKSGIYPDGSRVAAPGKRVAKAAVELPYKGAHAVR, encoded by the coding sequence GTGAAGAAGCCCCTGCTCGCCACCCTGGCCGCCCTCGGCGTCGCCGCGCTCGTCGCGCCGGTGACCCCCGCCGCCGCCTTGAACACCGTCGACTCCGGCAAGCTCCGCCAGGCGGTGACGGTCAACGGCATCCTCGAGCACGAGCGCGCCCTGTACGCGATCGCCACCAAGAACGACGGCAACCGGGCCTCCGGCACCGCCGGCTACGAGGCCTCGGTGAAGTACGTGACCAAGAAGCTCAAGCAGGCGGGCTTCAAGGTCAAGACGCAGACCTTCGAGTTCCCGACGTACGAGGAGCTGGCGCCGTCCTCGCTCAGCGAGGTCAGCCCGACCGCGGGCGCCTACGAGTCCGCGACCGTCGAGTACTCCGGCAGCGGCGACGTGACCGGCACCCTGGTCGTGGCCGGGGGGACGGTCATCCCGCCGGCGGCCGAGCCGTCGAGCGCCTCCGGCTGCGAGCCGGGCGACTTCCCGGCGGCGCCGAGCGGTCCGGCCGTGGCGCTCGTGCAGCGGGGGACGTGCAACTTCGCCGTCAAGGTGGAGAACGCGCAGGCCGCCGGCTACGACGCCGTGGTCCTCTTCAACGAGGGCCAGCCCGGGCGCGACGAGCTCCTCACCGGCGTGACGCTGGGGACGCCGGTGACGATCCCCGTCGTCGGCGTCAGCTACGCCACCGGCGCCGCGCTCGCCGGGCAGGTCGACGACGGGGCCGTGAGCGTCCGCGTCACGACCTCGACCCGGAGCGAGATCGCCACGACCAAGAACGTCCTCGCCGACACCCCCAAGGGCAGGACCGGCACCACGGTCGTGGTCGGGGCGCACCTCGACTCGGTCCTCGAGGGCCCGGGCATCAACGACAACGGCAGCGGCACCTCGACGATCCTCGAGATCGCCGAGCAGATGAAGAAGCTCGGCTACACCAAGAAGGGCAAGCTCCAGCGCCAGGTGCGCTTCGCCTTCTGGGGCGCCGAGGAGGCCGGCCTGCTCGGCTCGGAGGCGTACGTCGCCTCGCTCTCGCCGGAGCAGATCTCGAAGATCTACGCCAACCTGAACTTCGACATGCTGGGCTCGCCCAACTACGTGCGCTTCGTCTACGACGGTGACGGCTCGGAGACCCCGCAGGCCGGTCCGGCCGGCTCGGCGGGCATCGAGAAGATCTTCGACGACTACTTCGCCTCGCAGGGCCTCGAGACCGAGCCGACCGCCTTCGACGGCCGCTCCGACTACGGGCCCTTCATCGCGGCCGGCATCCCGGCCGGCGGCCTGTTCAGCGGGGCCGAGGGCGAGAAGACCGAGGCGGAGGCGGCGACCTACGGCGGCACCGCCGGCGAGGCGTACGACCCCTGCTACCACCAGGCCTGCGACGACGTCTCGAACGTCAACGCGCAGGCGCTCTTCGAGCTGGGCGACGCGGCCGCGCACGCCACCTTCGTGCTGGCGACGTCGAAGTCGGGTATCTACCCCGACGGGAGCCGTGTGGCGGCGCCGGGCAAGCGGGTGGCGAAGGCCGCGGTCGAGCTGCCCTACAAGGGTGCGCACGCGGTGCGCTGA
- a CDS encoding diacylglycerol/lipid kinase family protein produces the protein MTLRCAVVANPTKLSDADAAQVRERLTSAGYDEPLWLETSKDDPGRAMTRQAVDAGVDLVLAAGGDGTIRVVAAELAGTQVAMAIIPAGTGNLLARNLGVPLDVQGALDIALGIDERRIDTVVLRVDGGEPDRFAVMAGTGLDAMIMDGVDERVKKFIGPGAYFISAGKALGRLPVPVQVTVDGRKHKRNAIICLIGSCGTLTGDLRLIPDAQPDDGLIHLYVAYPTRFTHWLKAFARLVTRRPRKDDHVHVWAGRKIEIRLQDKDAYELDGDVEGEGSLLQAEVDPGSLRIRASAAHQFDRGTAKSS, from the coding sequence ATGACGTTGCGGTGCGCGGTGGTGGCCAACCCCACGAAGCTGAGCGACGCCGACGCCGCGCAGGTGCGCGAGCGGCTCACCTCGGCGGGCTACGACGAACCCCTCTGGCTCGAGACGAGCAAGGACGACCCGGGACGGGCGATGACCCGGCAGGCCGTCGACGCCGGCGTCGACCTGGTGCTGGCCGCCGGGGGTGACGGGACCATCCGCGTGGTGGCCGCGGAGCTGGCCGGGACGCAGGTCGCGATGGCGATCATCCCCGCGGGCACGGGCAACCTCCTCGCCCGCAACCTGGGCGTCCCGCTGGACGTCCAGGGCGCGCTCGACATCGCCCTGGGCATCGACGAGCGGCGCATCGACACCGTCGTGCTGCGCGTGGACGGCGGCGAGCCGGACCGCTTCGCCGTGATGGCCGGCACCGGGCTCGACGCGATGATCATGGACGGCGTCGACGAGCGGGTGAAGAAGTTCATCGGGCCCGGCGCGTACTTCATCTCCGCGGGCAAGGCGCTCGGCCGCCTGCCCGTGCCGGTCCAGGTCACCGTGGACGGCCGCAAGCACAAGCGCAACGCGATCATCTGCCTCATCGGCAGCTGCGGGACCCTCACCGGCGACCTGCGCCTGATCCCCGACGCGCAGCCCGACGACGGCCTGATCCACCTCTACGTCGCCTACCCGACGCGGTTCACGCACTGGCTCAAGGCCTTCGCGCGCCTGGTCACGCGGCGACCGCGCAAGGACGACCACGTGCACGTCTGGGCCGGCCGCAAGATCGAGATCCGGCTGCAGGACAAGGACGCGTACGAGCTGGACGGCGACGTGGAGGGCGAGGGTTCGCTGCTGCAGGCCGAGGTCGACCCCGGGTCGCTGCGCATCCGCGCCTCGGCCGCGCATCAGTTCGACCGGGGCACCGCGAAGTCCTCCTGA
- the panC gene encoding pantoate--beta-alanine ligase, translating to MRVARSIGELTGLRAEVPAGHRVGFVPTMGALHAGHASLVEQARALTETVVVSIFVNPLQFGPNEDYARYPRPLETDLERCADLGVDLVFVPSVNDLYPSGRQVSVSAGTMGTVLEGAARPGHFDGVLTVVLKLLNLVRPQVALFGRKDAQQLACVQRMVVDLNLDVRVLGGETVREPDGLALSSRNVFLSPTERALAIDLATALERAAAQDTLTTALGAAHAVLDRAGLDPDFDLDYLAAVNPETFAEVASDAGGEVLLVAAAVVGGTRLIDNATLHLREPVDPPAVPRLPSPR from the coding sequence ATGAGGGTCGCGCGCAGCATCGGGGAGCTGACCGGCCTCCGCGCCGAGGTGCCCGCGGGGCACCGGGTCGGCTTCGTGCCCACCATGGGAGCGCTCCACGCCGGCCACGCCTCGCTGGTCGAGCAGGCCCGGGCGCTGACCGAGACCGTCGTCGTCAGCATCTTCGTCAACCCGTTGCAGTTCGGTCCGAACGAGGACTACGCCCGCTACCCCCGCCCGCTGGAGACCGACCTCGAGCGCTGCGCCGACCTGGGCGTCGACCTGGTCTTCGTGCCCTCGGTCAACGACCTCTACCCCTCGGGGCGCCAGGTGAGCGTGAGCGCCGGGACGATGGGCACTGTGCTCGAGGGCGCCGCCCGTCCCGGCCACTTCGACGGCGTGCTGACCGTCGTGCTCAAGCTGCTCAACCTCGTACGCCCGCAGGTCGCCCTCTTCGGCCGCAAGGACGCCCAGCAGCTGGCCTGCGTCCAGCGGATGGTCGTCGACCTCAACCTCGACGTGCGCGTCCTCGGCGGCGAGACCGTGCGCGAGCCGGACGGCCTGGCGCTGTCCAGCCGCAACGTGTTCCTCAGCCCGACCGAGCGGGCGCTGGCGATCGACCTGGCCACGGCCCTCGAGCGGGCGGCGGCACAGGACACGCTGACCACGGCGCTCGGCGCCGCCCACGCGGTGCTCGACCGCGCGGGCCTCGACCCCGACTTCGACCTCGACTACCTCGCCGCGGTCAACCCGGAGACGTTCGCCGAGGTGGCCTCCGACGCGGGCGGCGAGGTGCTGCTCGTGGCGGCGGCCGTGGTCGGCGGCACGCGCCTGATCGACAACGCGACGCTGCACCTGCGCGAGCCGGTCGACCCGCCCGCGGTCCCCCGCCTGCCCTCGCCGCGCTGA
- a CDS encoding DUF6458 family protein yields MGIGTGVLLIVLGAVIEFAWTGNIPYVDDDVLGTILIIAGVLTVVLVIISNAQRSRTKNVQETRYRGQ; encoded by the coding sequence ATGGGAATCGGAACCGGCGTCCTGCTGATCGTCCTCGGGGCGGTCATCGAGTTCGCGTGGACGGGCAACATCCCCTACGTCGACGACGACGTGCTCGGCACGATCCTGATCATCGCCGGCGTGCTCACCGTCGTGCTCGTGATCATCAGCAACGCCCAGCGCAGCCGGACCAAGAACGTCCAGGAGACGCGCTACCGCGGTCAGTAG
- a CDS encoding CPBP family intramembrane glutamic endopeptidase: protein MTRRSTAARDARAESRRARLAARAVGVVRPVLIDKVERDHRQSDAQFLRRRFVVAGTLVVGATLLGLSFSTEPGDPSFYPLTVGLAATWVVGSLLSGPLHLGHIVLGSRVRRPVVTPVAVGLLLAGTFVAGGLVIREIPVLAGFTNDVLGYAKAGSLWLVAVITLVNGVAEELFFRGALFAAIGVRHPVVISTVLYALATIAGGNPVLVFAAAILGLVTGLQRRAGGGVLAPVLTHVTWSMTMLFVLPLIFR from the coding sequence ATGACGCGCAGGAGCACCGCGGCGCGCGACGCCCGCGCCGAGAGCCGCCGTGCCCGGCTGGCCGCGCGGGCCGTCGGCGTCGTGCGGCCCGTCCTCATCGACAAGGTCGAGCGCGACCACCGCCAGAGCGACGCGCAGTTCCTGCGGCGGCGCTTCGTGGTCGCGGGCACCCTCGTGGTCGGGGCCACGCTGCTCGGCCTGTCCTTCTCGACCGAGCCCGGGGACCCGTCCTTCTACCCCCTGACCGTCGGCCTCGCGGCCACCTGGGTCGTCGGCAGCCTCCTGTCCGGACCCCTGCACCTCGGCCACATCGTGCTCGGCAGCCGCGTGCGTCGCCCGGTCGTGACACCAGTCGCCGTCGGCCTGCTGCTCGCCGGGACCTTCGTGGCCGGCGGCCTGGTCATCCGCGAGATCCCGGTCCTGGCCGGCTTCACCAACGACGTCCTCGGCTACGCCAAGGCGGGCAGCCTGTGGCTCGTCGCCGTCATCACCCTGGTCAACGGGGTCGCCGAGGAGCTGTTCTTCCGCGGCGCGCTCTTCGCCGCCATCGGCGTGCGCCACCCGGTCGTGATCTCGACCGTGCTCTACGCGCTCGCGACCATCGCCGGCGGCAACCCGGTCCTCGTCTTCGCCGCCGCGATCCTCGGCCTCGTCACCGGTCTCCAGCGCCGCGCGGGCGGCGGCGTCCTCGCCCCGGTCCTGACCCACGTCACCTGGTCGATGACCATGCTCTTCGTGCTGCCGCTGATCTTCCGCTGA
- a CDS encoding NAD(P)H-binding protein, which produces MALTVTVTGASGFVGSHLCRALEEAGHTVRAMTRHPETYDGAGEPVHGDVSDRDSLRGALEGADAAYYLVHSLDREDFEDADAEAARDFSAAAAAAGVRRIVYLGGLGREDTDLSAHLRSRREVEHLLGGDGVPVTVLRAAIVVGHGGISWEITRQLVDHLPAMVVPHWTTTRTQPIALVDAVAYLVGVLEPAEAEGRVFEIGGPDVLTYAQMMQRASKVIKNRPLPMLAVPLLTPRLSSRWLSFVTDVDLETARNLIDSMSNEVVVTDDTIKRVVPRRLLGYDDAVRAAMAERERALSGSTRD; this is translated from the coding sequence ATGGCGCTGACCGTGACGGTGACGGGGGCCTCCGGGTTCGTCGGCTCGCACCTGTGCCGGGCGCTCGAGGAGGCCGGGCACACGGTCCGCGCGATGACGCGCCACCCCGAGACCTACGACGGCGCCGGGGAGCCGGTGCACGGCGACGTCTCCGACCGCGACAGCCTGCGCGGCGCCCTCGAGGGGGCCGACGCCGCCTACTACCTCGTCCACTCCCTCGACCGCGAGGACTTCGAGGACGCCGACGCCGAGGCGGCGCGCGACTTCAGCGCGGCGGCCGCGGCGGCCGGCGTGCGGCGGATCGTCTACCTCGGCGGGCTCGGCCGGGAGGACACCGACCTGTCCGCGCACCTGCGCTCGCGCCGCGAGGTGGAGCACCTGCTCGGCGGCGACGGGGTCCCGGTGACCGTGCTGCGCGCCGCGATCGTCGTCGGCCACGGCGGCATCTCCTGGGAGATCACCCGCCAGCTCGTCGACCACCTGCCGGCGATGGTCGTGCCGCACTGGACGACGACCCGGACGCAGCCGATCGCCCTCGTCGACGCGGTCGCCTACCTCGTCGGGGTGCTCGAGCCCGCGGAGGCCGAGGGCCGGGTGTTCGAGATCGGCGGCCCGGACGTCCTGACCTACGCGCAGATGATGCAGCGGGCATCGAAGGTGATCAAGAACCGGCCGCTGCCCATGCTCGCCGTCCCGCTGCTCACGCCGCGGCTCTCGTCGCGCTGGCTGTCCTTCGTCACCGACGTCGACCTCGAGACGGCGCGCAACCTGATCGACTCGATGAGCAACGAGGTCGTGGTCACCGACGACACGATCAAGCGGGTCGTGCCGCGCCGGCTGCTCGGCTACGACGACGCCGTGCGCGCCGCCATGGCCGAGCGCGAACGGGCCCTCTCCGGCTCGACGAGGGACTGA
- the ku gene encoding non-homologous end joining protein Ku: MRAIWIGAITFGLVNVPVRLYSATQDHDVSLHQVHDADGGRIRYERKCEVCGKTVDYADIDKAYEEGGTTVVLTGDDLKALPVERSREIEVVEFVPSEQIDPVRFDRSYFLEPDANAAKAYALLLDTLRETERTAVVQFSLRQKTRLGALRAYGDVMMLQSLLWDDEVREADFDAVKKPPKVADNEKKMAASLVENMSGDFDPASFTDDYQEQLRTLVAAKLEQGDALDTAKTFGEKGDGDDPADVIDLVEALRRSVEANRAKRAAASGDDEAKEPAKAPPRKKAPEKKAAAKKAAPKKKAPAKKAEKKSA, translated from the coding sequence ATGAGAGCGATCTGGATCGGGGCGATCACGTTCGGCCTGGTGAACGTCCCGGTCCGGCTCTACAGCGCCACGCAGGACCACGACGTGAGCCTGCACCAGGTGCACGACGCCGACGGCGGGCGCATCCGCTACGAGCGCAAGTGCGAGGTGTGCGGGAAGACGGTCGACTACGCCGACATCGACAAGGCGTACGAGGAGGGCGGCACCACCGTCGTCCTCACCGGCGACGACCTTAAGGCGCTGCCCGTCGAGCGGAGCCGCGAGATCGAGGTCGTCGAGTTCGTGCCGAGCGAGCAGATCGACCCGGTCCGCTTCGACCGCAGCTACTTCCTCGAGCCGGACGCGAACGCGGCCAAGGCGTACGCGCTCCTGCTCGACACCCTGCGCGAGACCGAGCGGACGGCGGTGGTGCAGTTCTCGCTGCGGCAGAAGACCCGGCTCGGGGCGCTGCGCGCGTACGGCGACGTGATGATGCTCCAGTCGCTGCTCTGGGACGACGAGGTGCGCGAGGCCGACTTCGACGCGGTCAAGAAGCCGCCGAAGGTCGCCGACAACGAGAAGAAGATGGCGGCCTCGCTGGTGGAGAACATGTCGGGCGACTTCGACCCGGCGTCGTTCACCGACGACTACCAGGAGCAGCTGCGCACCCTCGTCGCCGCCAAGCTCGAGCAGGGCGACGCGCTCGACACGGCCAAGACATTCGGCGAGAAGGGCGACGGCGACGACCCGGCCGACGTGATCGACCTCGTCGAGGCCCTCCGGCGCAGCGTCGAGGCCAACCGGGCCAAGCGGGCGGCGGCGTCCGGCGACGACGAGGCGAAGGAGCCCGCGAAGGCCCCGCCGAGGAAGAAGGCGCCCGAGAAGAAGGCGGCGGCCAAGAAGGCCGCGCCCAAGAAGAAGGCGCCCGCCAAGAAGGCCGAGAAGAAGTCCGCGTGA
- a CDS encoding ATP-dependent DNA ligase, producing the protein MARAAPGRSAGQSVTVDGRTLKLTNLDKVLYPSTGTTKGDVLAYYAEVGPTMLPHLWQRPATRKRWPDGVEGTTVFFAKDLAAGTPDWVRRYGIDHRDHTNDYPVVDDVATLTWIAQLAGLEIHVPQWRFAEDGTPLNPDRLVLDLDPGPGVSIAEVAEVARAARAVLRDIGHDPVPVTSGSKGIHLYAPLDGDQTPEQASALARELARALEADAPDRVISSMRRSERDGKVFVDWSQNNGAKTTVSPYSLRGRAEPTVAAPRTWEELDDPGLAQLSYADVLARVAEQGDLLAALAPAGAPRPAGRDRLSAYRSMRDAARTPEPVPATPPRPTAGPGDPIFVIQEHHARALHWDFRLEHDGVLVSWAVPKSPPSDPRSNRLAVMTEDHPMEYATFEGGIPRGEYGGGQVSIWDSGTFTLHKWRDGKEVIATLQGRPDGGLGGGRRSFALIHTGRGGGKQERNWLMHLMEAEPDYLEPAGPLRQAQDTASTGSGDVVELPEPAGPGRGTLPEPVEGPRRGRPSSPQPGEPISSIEPAEDFPDEIAPMLATLDSGEHFGPEEGWAFEMKWDGVRAVAYLAGGRVRLLSRKGRDESSTYPDVAEPLSRLDVRSAVLDGEVVVTDASGRPDFGLLQNRINLTRGTDIERAAQRWPAQLMVFDVLELDGESLLQRPYAERRELLEGLGLDALGDRVHVPPVFEGDLEAARAISRQLRLEGVVAKRTDSVYAPGRRGRTWLKIKNFLTQEVVIGGWRPGQGGRSSTFGSLLMGIPGTDGLQYVGRVGSGFDARSLDDLQRRLEERAQATPSLVGVPREDTRDAHWVVPDLVGEVTYAELTGPGRMRHPVWRGLRPEKDAAEVVWERPS; encoded by the coding sequence ATGGCCAGAGCGGCGCCCGGCAGGTCCGCGGGCCAGAGCGTGACCGTCGACGGCCGCACGCTCAAGCTCACCAACCTCGACAAGGTCCTCTACCCCTCGACGGGCACGACCAAGGGCGACGTCCTGGCCTACTACGCCGAGGTCGGGCCCACGATGCTGCCGCACCTGTGGCAGCGCCCGGCGACGCGCAAGCGCTGGCCGGACGGGGTGGAGGGCACCACGGTGTTCTTCGCCAAGGATCTTGCCGCCGGAACCCCGGACTGGGTGCGCCGCTACGGGATCGACCACCGCGACCACACGAACGACTACCCCGTGGTCGACGACGTCGCCACGCTCACCTGGATCGCCCAGCTCGCGGGCCTGGAGATCCACGTGCCCCAGTGGCGCTTCGCCGAGGACGGCACGCCGCTGAACCCCGACCGGCTGGTCCTCGACCTCGACCCCGGACCGGGGGTCAGCATCGCCGAGGTCGCCGAGGTCGCCCGCGCGGCCCGCGCGGTCCTGCGCGACATCGGCCACGACCCGGTGCCCGTCACCAGCGGCAGCAAGGGCATCCACCTGTACGCGCCCCTGGACGGCGACCAGACGCCCGAGCAGGCCTCGGCGCTGGCCCGCGAGCTGGCCCGGGCGCTCGAGGCCGACGCCCCGGACCGGGTGATCAGCAGCATGAGGCGCAGCGAGCGCGACGGGAAGGTCTTCGTCGACTGGAGCCAGAACAACGGCGCCAAGACCACGGTCTCGCCGTACTCGCTGCGCGGCCGCGCCGAGCCGACCGTGGCGGCGCCGCGCACCTGGGAGGAGCTCGACGACCCCGGGCTCGCCCAGCTCTCGTACGCCGACGTCCTCGCCCGCGTCGCCGAGCAGGGCGACCTGCTGGCCGCGCTCGCGCCGGCCGGTGCTCCCCGGCCGGCGGGCCGGGACCGCCTCAGCGCCTACCGCAGCATGCGCGACGCGGCGAGGACGCCCGAGCCGGTGCCGGCGACGCCGCCGCGACCCACGGCCGGGCCCGGCGACCCGATCTTCGTCATCCAGGAGCACCACGCCCGCGCGCTGCACTGGGACTTCCGCCTGGAGCACGACGGCGTGCTCGTGAGCTGGGCCGTGCCCAAGTCGCCCCCGAGCGACCCGAGGAGCAACCGGCTGGCCGTCATGACCGAGGACCACCCGATGGAGTACGCGACCTTCGAGGGCGGGATCCCGCGTGGCGAGTACGGCGGCGGTCAGGTGAGCATCTGGGACTCGGGCACCTTCACGCTGCACAAGTGGCGCGACGGCAAGGAGGTCATCGCCACCCTCCAGGGCCGCCCGGACGGCGGCCTCGGCGGCGGGCGGCGCTCGTTCGCCCTCATCCACACCGGCCGCGGCGGGGGCAAGCAGGAGCGCAACTGGCTGATGCACCTGATGGAGGCCGAGCCCGACTACCTCGAGCCTGCCGGCCCCCTTCGACAGGCTCAGGACACCGCTTCGACAGGCTCAGGGGACGTGGTCGAGCTTCCTGAACCCGCCGGACCGGGCCGAGGAACGCTCCCTGAGCCTGTCGAAGGGCCTCGACGAGGTCGGCCTTCCTCCCCGCAACCCGGTGAGCCGATCAGCTCGATCGAACCCGCCGAGGACTTCCCCGACGAGATCGCGCCGATGCTCGCCACGCTGGACAGCGGCGAGCACTTCGGGCCCGAGGAGGGCTGGGCGTTCGAGATGAAGTGGGACGGGGTCCGGGCGGTCGCCTACCTCGCCGGAGGCCGCGTACGCCTGCTCAGCCGCAAGGGCCGTGACGAGTCGTCGACCTACCCCGACGTGGCCGAGCCGCTGTCCCGGCTCGACGTGCGCAGCGCCGTGCTCGACGGCGAGGTCGTCGTGACCGACGCGTCCGGGCGGCCCGACTTCGGGCTGCTGCAGAACCGCATCAACCTCACCCGGGGCACCGACATCGAGCGCGCGGCGCAGCGGTGGCCGGCGCAGCTGATGGTGTTCGACGTCCTCGAGCTCGACGGCGAGTCCCTCCTCCAGCGCCCGTACGCCGAGCGCCGCGAGCTCCTCGAGGGCCTCGGCCTGGACGCCCTCGGCGACCGGGTCCACGTCCCGCCCGTCTTCGAGGGCGACCTCGAGGCCGCGCGCGCGATCAGCCGGCAGCTGCGGCTCGAGGGCGTGGTGGCCAAGCGCACCGACTCCGTCTACGCACCCGGGCGCCGCGGCCGGACGTGGCTCAAGATCAAGAACTTCCTGACCCAGGAGGTCGTGATCGGCGGCTGGCGACCCGGCCAGGGCGGTCGGAGCAGCACGTTCGGGTCCCTGCTGATGGGGATCCCCGGGACCGACGGCCTGCAGTACGTGGGACGGGTCGGGTCCGGCTTCGACGCCAGGAGCCTCGACGACCTGCAGCGCCGCCTCGAGGAGCGCGCCCAGGCGACGCCCTCGCTCGTGGGCGTGCCCCGGGAAGACACCCGGGACGCGCACTGGGTGGTGCCCGACCTCGTCGGCGAGGTCACCTACGCCGAGCTGACCGGCCCCGGTCGCATGCGGCACCCGGTCTGGCGCGGGCTGCGGCCCGAGAAGGACGCGGCCGAGGTGGTCTGGGAGCGCCCGTCCTGA
- a CDS encoding GNAT family N-acetyltransferase has protein sequence MDAAAEPDRAAVAAFWESFRSATGVPGEPADVFAFGDSAAMADELADLVLAGTKRATAGALAEHDEHPPPPSVGDHAVVVRGDGTPVAVLRTTEVRVGPLSSVDDAFARDEGEGDRTRDWWVAAHRAFFRRVSEATGTSLGEDPELVFERFVVVFTAPASAGPDEVLTPRLRLRPWADADRPAFAAMNADPAVMEHLPAVLDRAGSDLLLDRLVAVWSERGHGLWALERRADGRFLGWAGLNPMPPGTPGAGEWEIGWRLVREAWGHGYATEAAREGLRLARERGEERVWSMTVPANVRSTAVMRRLGLSFHSAFDNPRFAEGHRLRAHVAYVLELQGPPGDAP, from the coding sequence GTGGACGCCGCCGCCGAACCCGACCGGGCCGCCGTCGCGGCGTTCTGGGAGAGCTTCCGCAGCGCGACCGGGGTGCCCGGTGAGCCGGCCGACGTCTTCGCCTTCGGCGACTCCGCGGCGATGGCCGACGAGCTCGCCGACCTCGTGCTCGCCGGCACCAAGCGGGCGACCGCCGGCGCGCTCGCGGAGCACGACGAGCACCCGCCGCCGCCCTCCGTCGGCGACCACGCGGTGGTGGTGCGCGGCGACGGCACGCCGGTCGCGGTGCTGCGCACGACCGAGGTCCGCGTGGGTCCGCTCAGCAGCGTCGACGACGCCTTCGCCCGCGACGAGGGCGAGGGCGACCGCACGCGCGACTGGTGGGTCGCGGCGCACCGCGCCTTCTTCCGACGCGTGTCCGAGGCCACGGGGACGTCCCTCGGCGAGGACCCGGAGCTGGTCTTCGAGCGGTTCGTCGTGGTCTTCACCGCGCCCGCGAGCGCAGGGCCCGACGAGGTCCTCACGCCACGGCTCCGGCTGCGGCCCTGGGCCGACGCCGACCGGCCGGCCTTCGCCGCCATGAACGCCGACCCCGCCGTCATGGAGCACCTGCCCGCCGTGCTGGACCGCGCGGGCAGCGACCTGCTGCTCGACCGGCTCGTGGCCGTGTGGTCCGAGCGCGGCCACGGGCTGTGGGCGCTCGAGCGGCGCGCTGACGGCAGGTTCCTCGGCTGGGCGGGGCTCAACCCGATGCCGCCCGGGACGCCGGGCGCCGGGGAGTGGGAGATCGGCTGGCGCCTGGTGCGCGAGGCGTGGGGGCACGGGTACGCGACCGAGGCCGCGCGCGAGGGCCTGCGCCTGGCGCGCGAGCGGGGCGAGGAGCGTGTCTGGTCGATGACCGTCCCCGCGAACGTCCGCTCGACCGCCGTCATGCGCCGCCTGGGGCTCTCCTTCCACAGCGCGTTCGACAACCCCCGCTTCGCCGAGGGCCACCGCCTCCGGGCCCACGTCGCGTACGTGCTCGAGTTGCAGGGGCCGCCCGGCGACGCCCCTTGA
- the panB gene encoding 3-methyl-2-oxobutanoate hydroxymethyltransferase encodes MDQPGKTPAPSGTRRIRLGDFARAKREGRRWAMLTSYDQYTASIFDDAGVWALLVGDSAANNVFGHETTLPLTVEELLPLARAVSRSSRRAFVVSDLPFGTYEEGPAQALRTAVRFMKEGGAHGVKLEGGVRVAEQVRAITDAGIPVMGHIGFTPQSEHQLGGYRVQGRGEAADRLLADAHAVQDAGAFAVVLEMVPGDLATRVTAELSIPTVGIGAGPGCDAQVLVWQDAMGLRTAGTARFVKQYAQMAQVLEQAAATYVDEVASGAFPAAQHTFADSPVQA; translated from the coding sequence GTGGACCAGCCCGGGAAGACCCCTGCCCCCAGCGGGACGCGTCGCATCCGGCTGGGCGACTTCGCGCGCGCCAAGCGCGAGGGCCGGCGCTGGGCGATGCTCACCAGCTACGACCAGTACACGGCCTCGATCTTCGACGACGCCGGCGTCTGGGCCCTCCTGGTCGGCGACTCGGCGGCCAACAACGTCTTCGGCCACGAGACCACGCTCCCGCTGACCGTCGAGGAACTGCTGCCGCTCGCCCGCGCGGTCTCGCGCTCCTCCCGCCGCGCGTTCGTGGTCTCCGACCTGCCCTTCGGCACCTACGAGGAGGGCCCGGCCCAGGCCCTGCGCACCGCCGTCCGCTTCATGAAGGAGGGCGGCGCCCACGGGGTCAAGCTCGAGGGCGGCGTCCGCGTGGCCGAGCAGGTCCGGGCGATCACCGACGCCGGCATCCCCGTGATGGGCCACATCGGCTTCACCCCGCAGAGCGAGCACCAGCTCGGCGGCTACCGCGTGCAGGGTCGCGGCGAGGCCGCCGACCGGCTGCTCGCGGACGCGCACGCCGTCCAGGACGCGGGCGCCTTCGCCGTCGTCCTCGAGATGGTGCCGGGTGACCTGGCCACCCGGGTGACCGCCGAGCTCTCCATCCCCACCGTCGGCATCGGGGCCGGCCCCGGCTGCGACGCCCAGGTGCTCGTGTGGCAGGACGCGATGGGCCTGCGCACGGCCGGCACCGCGCGGTTCGTGAAGCAGTACGCCCAGATGGCCCAGGTCCTCGAGCAGGCCGCCGCGACCTACGTCGACGAGGTCGCCAGCGGCGCTTTCCCGGCCGCCCAGCACACCTTCGCCGACAGCCCCGTGCAGGCATGA